The genomic DNA CCCGACAAAGTGACTACAGAAATCGCTATGATTGAAAGCCGGTGACTATTACGTGTCATCATAGGTTGAGTTGGCTATCAAGGGCGAGCcaattttttttgtgcttttaaaatgtaaaatgacgTGCATAACGCACTTCTGTGTCAAAATTTACATTaaggaaaaatttaaaattttgtttgaggCGATTTACTTACGCGTAATCGGCATTATCCGACTGGTTTCAGACCGAACTAGagtcttaatcatgagctgaagcggcgACCTGGTCGcgagttaaataaatcattctgGAGTAAAGTTGTCATCTTTAGGTAGTATATTTCATGACATTCTGTGTGAATCTAAACTTAAATGAATCTGAATGAATCTAGACTGTGTGAATAGACTCATCATAGAACTCACGAGTAATTGATGCCTAAGATTTTCTTTGAAGTACCTATTTAGTCACTTGGAGTCTTATAGTACTCTTATTCTCTTTGTGTTTTATAAGTGCTTAACCGAGAAATTCCCATCACCCTGATAGCAATAGCGACCAATTCCATACAAGACAAGTGATCCCTCCGTGGACTAAAATGCAGGTCACGCGCGCGACTGTCCAACACAAAAGCGTCAAATTTGCACGTCGGCACCCGTTTACTCGACATCTCGCATTCATTGCTTTGACGCTGGTATACGAAAATTGCCATTATGCGGACGCATGACAGTGACGAAATTTTTTTGTCTGTACAGCTATCTGTGATCTGTACTTATGGGCTCTAGGTGATGTTGAAGAGGTGTGGTGGTGTTAATGCGTGTTAAAGAAGATCTGAATTTTATCGCTATTGATAATCGTTGAGGGAAATGAGAGATGAATGAAAGAATAACTTGTATAGATTAAAGATTATTATAAGGTATaatttatagtggtttcttaggttaacGCGAATAAtcgacattgaaataaaaacttttacggattttatcgcggcttaattttagattttagttcccgacgtttcgacacctttgcaggtatcatagtgatttgaaaaaaatatgaataacatTTTCTACCTTTTGGTTAcattttagaagattttttttgttgttagcTATGGTTCTTTTTCGTAAATGATTTGGGTTTACTcagttaattaaaaccttttgaaaCTTGCATTCTCTAagatattttcttctttattttgaacttttacAAACTCTACAGTGATACCTCAAACAGTAATTAAGGACTTCAAATACAAAGCTATATGTGTAGTACTAGCAGGATTTCTTTGATATAATTTCCTTTagtataattttcaatttgtccGTCTGTGCCCGCCGGCGGATTGCATTTTgcttctagttttatttttaatctcacCGGCTTAACTAggtttaaacatatttatttaaatgacaagATAGCATAAAAATGATGATATTTCTACCTATAGTAGACTTTATTTATGACACACTTTAAACTTTAGAAATGATAAAGACATGCTTACATTATTATCGTTTTATGGAAACTACATTATCTTAAATAGTAATGAAACACTTGTGATTAGTATTATAAGTACATAAGCCTACGAGAGCTGGTTAACTGCGGCCGTTTCTTAATTCTAATTTATCATCTAGCTGTCTATTGTTTAGGATAGATACGTAaaccataaaaatgtatttcttatcAATACAAACAAGCGTCCAACATAAACTACACTTTAAATCGAAACATGTCCAATCGATTAAGCTTCTATCCTACCTAATAAATTCTAACAAATTCATCAATAAAAgatgaaatactttaaaatgcaGTAATACCGTCTATCGGGCGGTATTCCACAAATCTGTGATATCTGGTGATCGGGCAGCACCCGTAATACTGGCAATACTGCGGATTTATGGTGGCTGTAATAGACGCCTCCGCAATTAGTAGCCAAAGGGTGTTTGTTTGTGGGGTCGATAGGGACCCCCACTTTGTACGGTGTTTAGGATAAATCCCTATAGATTTTGTGGGAATTTGGATAAGTTATTGCTCGAATAAGACTTTTAGTTTAGCAAAAGCTAAAGACGGAACCCTATACTACACTGTCTATTCATCTATTCTTCATTTCTGCCTTTTTTTCGCTGTAACttgacataatataaaaaaaacaggattatGGTTGTTTCGGTCATACATTTTAAGACAATTCCTCAGTGTCACCATTTTGATTCGCACTTGactgattattattaaaatttattgtctATTTAGAATTTGGTCCGAGATCCTAACCCAGTCGCATTTAGAAACATGAAATTTCATTGCATTTGTTAAGTAGCACTCTTATTAACTGATCCCTCACTCTTTCTTACAGCCAAATACACCCATCTTtcaaatcaaagttttaaaCGCTTGTCCTTTTTGTCTCTGCTTTCAAATAAACAGTGACTAAGACGgcatgaaatgaaataattaattctgcaaataggatagacgttATCACTTTTAAGtacatgtcattttttaaactagctggagtcgacatttcctagctaGCTTACCTGAGAAGGCTACCATGACATCTTAATTCTAAGGGCGACTATTACCTAAGATGCTAAAGCAGTAAATCTCTTCTCATTCTTCCCCTGTGTATCCACCCTACAGCCAGTAGCAGTGACAGCCTGCCCCCCGCCGCGGTCGCACCTCTAATCGCCTCCGGCTGATACATAAACTGcgattattgtatttttattggacatgaataaaatattaattgctgATAAGTCAAGTTCCGTATCTAACgcgttttcattttaaacgGATTCTTTGCGACTTAATTTAGCTTGTAAATTGTTAAGATTTTATCGGGTTTTTGTGGTCTACGACTTAATATGTCTAAACCTTATATTTCGTTAAGAATATTTCTTGGTTAAGTAGATGTTGAACAtacttttttgtgtaaaatccAGACAGACTGTAATGGTTTTTATACTTAGTGACTATTCTCTATACTTAGTTGGACCTTATGTTACTCTTCCACTTCAGAGGTAGTGGATCATGTTCAGAATACTGTTGGAGCTGGCCCGCACTCTGCTCACCAGGGATGCGCACCTCTTACGCATTGTTGCATAAAAACAATCTACTTGTGCATCTGCAAACATCCCAGATGCGCTACAAAAGCGAGGCAGCCCCACCAGCACTCTAAACGCATTATTATACTGGACGCGGAGAGCGTTGTATGTTCTTTGCGTATATCCTGCCCACAGGCTACATGTGTAGAAGTTAGTGCAGTAAGCTCTAAAGAGGGTGAGCTTGACCTTAAGTGAGCACCGTGCAAACCTGCGAGCTATCATGTTTGCTCGAACTGACAACGCTCTCCGCTCCCGCTCAATGTCTTCATCGTCCTTGAGACTAGGCGTTAACACATGACCAAGATATTTAAATCTGAATACTCTTCTCAATGCTGTTCCGTTGAGTATTAGAGGTGGTATATTATCATGTGTCCTACCCCTAGTCTCAAAAACCATGATCTCAGACTTTTTGCAGTTATACACCAATGATTGACTCTCACCCAGTTCTCAGGAGAGATAAAAACTTCGTCGAATATAAACGTTATTGGATAATAGAAATTGGAACCTACGTTATCTGGTGTCATTTTATTGGATCTTTTTATCAGGGTGTATGGATATGATCTGTATGAGAGATAAAACTTCAATAACGTTATTGAAATAG from Trichoplusia ni isolate ovarian cell line Hi5 chromosome 4, tn1, whole genome shotgun sequence includes the following:
- the LOC113493106 gene encoding uncharacterized protein LOC113493106, whose protein sequence is MVFETRGRTHDNIPPLILNGTALRRVFRFKYLGHVLTPSLKDDEDIERERRALSVRANMIARRFARCSLKVKLTLFRAYCTNFYTCSLWAGYTQRTYNALRVQYNNAFRVLVGLPRFCSASGMFADAQVDCFYATMRKRCASLVSRVRASSNSILNMIHYL